One Pectobacterium colocasium DNA segment encodes these proteins:
- a CDS encoding MacB family efflux pump subunit codes for MSTSLLKLTGITRRFSNGEQDVTVLKDINLTINQGEMVAIVGASGSGKSTLMNILGCLDKPSSGDYQVAGRAVGELDNDQLAELRREHFGFIFQRYHLLSDLSALGNVEVPAIYAGKSRQARRQRAAELLSRLGLENRLHYRPSQLSGGQQQRVSIARALMNGGGIILADEPTGALDTHSGNEVLSILRDLHRQGNTVVIVTHDMTIAEHAQRIIELRDGEVIADRQTRPEEATAPSPEAASSPATSALNQFKDRFIDAFKMALLAMNAQRMRTFLTMLGIIIGIASVVSVVALGKGSQEQVLADINSMGTSTLEIFPGKDFGDMDASAIQTLRASDIQPLTQHPYVHSVTPSISTSVTMRYGNIAVSASVSGVGEQFFTVRGYTLQRGVLFPRSSVDELAQDAVIDKNTLNKLFPHGEDPIGQVILLGSLPVRIIGVVSKNQGGFGSDENLNIWVPYTTVMKRMVGQSYLKSITVRVKDNVDMNVAEKSITALLTQRHGTKDFFVMNTDSIRQMIEKTTTTLTLLVSMIALISLLVGGIGVMNIMLVSVTERTREIGVRMAVGARTSDIMQQFLIEAVLVCLFGGIIGVGLSLAIGVLFAQFSSNFAMIYSSSSIIAAFLCSSLIGIIFGFFPARRAARMEPIHALERE; via the coding sequence ATGTCCACATCCTTACTTAAGCTGACCGGCATTACCCGCCGCTTTTCCAACGGTGAACAGGACGTCACCGTCCTCAAGGACATCAACCTGACGATCAATCAGGGAGAAATGGTGGCCATTGTCGGCGCATCAGGTTCAGGAAAATCCACGCTGATGAATATTCTCGGCTGTCTGGATAAACCCTCCTCCGGGGATTATCAGGTGGCAGGGCGCGCCGTGGGCGAACTGGACAACGACCAGTTGGCAGAACTGCGTCGCGAGCATTTTGGTTTTATTTTCCAGCGCTATCACCTGCTAAGCGACCTCAGCGCGCTAGGGAATGTCGAAGTGCCGGCCATTTATGCCGGTAAGAGCAGACAGGCGCGCCGTCAACGGGCGGCGGAGCTGTTAAGCCGGCTGGGACTGGAGAATCGCCTTCACTATCGACCCAGCCAGCTTTCTGGCGGCCAGCAGCAGCGCGTCAGTATCGCCCGTGCGCTGATGAACGGCGGCGGCATTATTCTGGCGGATGAACCCACTGGCGCGCTGGACACCCACAGCGGCAACGAGGTGCTGAGCATCCTCCGCGATCTGCATAGACAGGGCAACACCGTTGTTATCGTCACGCACGACATGACGATTGCCGAGCATGCGCAGCGCATCATCGAACTGCGCGATGGCGAAGTGATTGCCGATCGACAAACGCGTCCCGAAGAGGCCACCGCGCCATCGCCTGAGGCCGCCAGTTCTCCGGCGACCTCGGCCCTGAACCAGTTCAAAGACCGCTTTATTGACGCATTCAAAATGGCGCTGCTGGCGATGAACGCCCAGCGGATGCGCACTTTTCTAACCATGCTCGGCATCATTATCGGCATCGCATCGGTTGTTTCGGTGGTGGCACTGGGGAAAGGCTCACAGGAGCAAGTGCTGGCCGACATTAACTCGATGGGCACCAGCACGCTGGAAATTTTCCCCGGCAAAGATTTCGGCGACATGGATGCCAGCGCCATTCAAACGCTGCGCGCCAGCGATATTCAGCCACTGACGCAGCATCCCTACGTGCATAGCGTCACCCCGTCTATCTCCACCAGCGTCACGATGCGCTATGGCAACATTGCCGTGTCTGCCAGCGTTTCTGGGGTGGGGGAACAGTTCTTCACCGTGCGTGGTTACACGCTGCAACGCGGCGTGCTTTTCCCTCGCAGCAGCGTCGATGAACTGGCACAGGACGCGGTGATTGACAAAAACACGCTTAACAAGCTCTTTCCCCACGGCGAGGATCCGATTGGACAAGTGATTCTGCTGGGCTCGCTGCCCGTTCGGATTATCGGCGTCGTCAGCAAGAATCAGGGTGGCTTCGGCAGTGACGAAAACCTGAATATCTGGGTGCCGTACACCACCGTGATGAAACGCATGGTCGGACAGTCCTACCTGAAAAGCATCACGGTGCGGGTGAAAGATAATGTTGATATGAACGTCGCCGAGAAAAGTATCACCGCCCTGCTGACACAGCGACACGGTACGAAAGATTTCTTTGTCATGAACACGGACAGCATCCGTCAGATGATCGAGAAAACCACCACCACGCTCACGCTGCTGGTGTCGATGATCGCGCTGATTTCGCTGCTGGTCGGCGGTATCGGCGTGATGAATATCATGCTGGTCTCCGTCACAGAGCGAACCCGAGAGATCGGCGTTCGTATGGCGGTCGGCGCACGCACCAGCGACATCATGCAGCAGTTTCTGATCGAAGCGGTGCTGGTCTGCCTGTTCGGCGGCATAATCGGTGTGGGGCTGTCGCTGGCTATCGGCGTACTGTTTGCACAGTTCAGCAGCAATTTCGCGATGATCTATTCCAGTTCATCGATTATTGCCGCATTCCTGTGCTCCAGCCTGATTGGCATTATCTTCGGCTTCTTCCCTGCCCGTCGTGCGGCGCGGATGGAACCGATTCACGCACTGGAGCGAGAATAG
- a CDS encoding efflux RND transporter periplasmic adaptor subunit: protein MQSRFFTRRRTTIALGLIAAAVLIHLFFNKPAPAPSAMTTAAEIADLEQTVLADGKIEAQKQVSVGAQASGQIKALHVKLGDKVKKGQLIAEIDDLTQQDTLRNGEAALKNIQAQRTAKLAELRNNELSWQRQQMLMKRGVGAQADYDSAKATLDATKANIDALDAQIVQAQITVNTAKVNLGYTQIRSPMDGTVVAIPVEAGQTVNAIQTTPTIAKVANLDTMTIKVKISEADVVKVKTGMPVWFSILGEPSKRYEATLSSIEPAPDSINTDSTTTSSSSSSTSSSSSTAIYYNGLFDVKNPDGVLRISMTAQVYILLSSVKNAIVVPATALTSRNGMWYVQVMNANKKMESRLVTLGLNDNVRTQIRSGLSVGEQVVVSPSSGDVASTHPGPPMGM from the coding sequence ATGCAATCACGATTTTTTACACGACGCCGTACGACGATCGCGCTGGGTCTTATCGCCGCTGCCGTGCTTATTCATCTGTTTTTCAACAAGCCAGCCCCCGCGCCAAGCGCGATGACCACCGCCGCAGAGATCGCGGATCTCGAACAGACGGTACTCGCTGACGGCAAAATTGAGGCGCAGAAGCAGGTCAGCGTCGGTGCTCAAGCCTCAGGGCAAATCAAAGCGCTGCACGTCAAACTCGGCGATAAGGTCAAAAAAGGGCAATTGATCGCCGAGATTGATGACCTCACCCAGCAGGACACGTTAAGAAATGGCGAAGCGGCGCTAAAAAATATTCAGGCGCAGCGCACTGCCAAACTGGCGGAGTTGCGTAACAACGAATTAAGCTGGCAGCGTCAGCAAATGTTAATGAAACGCGGCGTTGGCGCACAGGCCGATTACGATAGCGCGAAAGCCACGCTGGATGCCACCAAAGCCAATATCGATGCGCTGGACGCACAGATCGTTCAGGCACAAATTACCGTCAACACCGCTAAGGTTAACCTGGGGTATACCCAGATTCGTTCACCGATGGATGGCACTGTGGTGGCCATTCCTGTTGAAGCAGGCCAAACGGTCAACGCCATCCAGACAACGCCGACCATTGCCAAAGTCGCCAATCTGGACACCATGACCATCAAGGTGAAGATTTCAGAAGCCGACGTCGTCAAGGTGAAAACCGGCATGCCCGTGTGGTTCAGTATTCTGGGCGAACCCAGTAAACGTTACGAAGCCACGCTGAGCTCGATTGAACCCGCACCGGACTCCATCAATACAGACTCAACCACGACATCATCCAGTTCGAGTAGCACCAGCTCTTCATCCAGCACCGCGATCTATTACAACGGCCTGTTCGACGTGAAGAATCCTGACGGCGTATTGCGCATTTCCATGACAGCTCAAGTATATATTCTGCTGTCTTCGGTGAAAAATGCCATTGTCGTCCCGGCAACAGCATTAACCTCGCGCAATGGCATGTGGTATGTGCAGGTGATGAATGCGAACAAGAAGATGGAATCACGCCTGGTCACACTCGGCCTCAATGATAACGTGCGCACCCAGATCCGTTCGGGGCTCAGCGTCGGGGAACAAGTGGTTGTCAGCCCGTCATCCGGTGATGTCGCGTCCACGCATCCCGGCCCGCCGATGGGGATGTAA
- a CDS encoding response regulator transcription factor → MNILLVDDDVELGDMLCEYLNAEGFSTSRVLTGKEGVEGAMSGDYTAMILDVMLPDMSGIDVLRQIRKTEQLPVIMLTARGDNIDRVIGLEMGADDYMPKPCYPRELVARLRAVLRRYDDQPSAKRDESLAASGDLVLNPATRISEWRGKPFDLTASEFNLLELLLRSPERVVSKDELSEKCLGRRREAYDRSVDVHISNIRQKLCALPGNTMTIETVRSVGYRIR, encoded by the coding sequence ATGAATATTTTACTGGTCGATGACGACGTAGAGCTGGGCGATATGCTCTGTGAGTACCTGAATGCGGAAGGGTTTTCGACCTCCCGGGTGCTGACAGGTAAAGAAGGCGTCGAGGGGGCGATGTCGGGGGATTACACCGCGATGATTCTGGATGTCATGTTGCCGGATATGAGCGGCATTGACGTGCTGCGTCAGATCAGAAAAACCGAACAGTTGCCTGTCATTATGCTAACGGCGCGCGGTGACAACATCGACAGAGTTATCGGTCTGGAAATGGGCGCGGATGACTATATGCCTAAACCCTGTTACCCGCGTGAGCTGGTGGCAAGGTTGCGGGCGGTGCTACGTCGCTATGATGACCAGCCGAGTGCAAAGCGAGACGAGAGCCTGGCAGCCAGCGGCGATCTGGTATTGAACCCAGCGACGCGTATCAGCGAGTGGCGCGGAAAGCCGTTTGATCTGACGGCGTCTGAATTTAATTTGCTGGAGCTGTTGTTACGTTCCCCTGAGCGGGTGGTGTCAAAAGATGAGCTGTCCGAAAAATGTCTGGGACGTCGCCGTGAAGCGTATGACCGCAGCGTGGATGTGCACATCAGCAATATTCGTCAGAAGCTCTGTGCATTGCCGGGCAACACCATGACGATTGAAACTGTACGCAGTGTGGGATACCGGATTCGCTGA